The window ACAAAGAGGCGTTTTGTGTGTCTGAGGCTTGATGCTGCTGTAATGCTGCTAGTTATTGCTGAGGCACCAGAAACATTTTCTGCGTGTGTTCCATGTCAGTTCCTATTGATGAGACTAGCGATGAAAGGGATTGCAGCCCCCAATAGAGGCAATAGAAAACCACCGGTTTGagtaattgtcttttttttttaaatgtttgacttttttatccGCGATTAGTCTGAtaaccttcttcttctttttcaacaACTTGTACTGAGTGCTAGACAGTGGTATATTACCTCTTAATACGTTCAGAGCTATTTCGCACAATGCATTAAGAAAATCTGGACTAGCATTGTTCACAATAACACCTCTAGCTCGGGGTGCTGCCTTATGAAGAAGGTCCAGCAGTGTGAAATTACGTTGCATCCGGATTGACATTATTACACCTCCTGTTTTCTTGGGACATATACAACCTGCCGTGACGATATCAGAGCTGTTCTGAGTCGTAAATTATCTGGAGTTTTGGATTTATAATCTATCAGGAGATAGccatatggtgaacttgtggcATCGTTAAACGCctctaaaatgtttttattatttctggGGAACATCTGACGACCTAATAAACTCATCTGAATTTGATCTCTaggatttttaaataatatcaTATAGTTTGTGTTCAAACAGAGTGTACAACTAGCCTTGCCTTGAATAAACAGATTCTGCACTAAATATATACAGCTGAGGTTTCTGTGGTGAACATactttgtgaaaacattttgtacCTCTAAATTACCACTGGATGATTCATAAGGTCATCAATCACTAGCAGATTATTCTTAGTAGGTGGAAGAAGTGTGTCATCACAAAGTGAATCAGGGATACCTTCCACAAAATTTACATACACTGTTTTAAGCAACTGATCGTATATTGGCTGCCAACGTGAATAAATGTATACTATGTTATCGATCTTGTGCAATATTACCGATGCTGAATTTTCAATAATGTCTTTGACAAAATAAGTTTTTCCACAATTTGAGGGGCCACTAATAACAACACTGAATGGGATGTTGAAGCCGGCCATCAAATCCTACAATCAGCTGGTTATTGTTGATATTATTAGTAGCCATAAGGCAGGGTTGTGTAGTCACGGAGCACACGTCGTTTATTATAGACCACGTGTACCTTTTTGGTCACTGTAGTGTTTTTGAGATGAAACTGCTTTTTCTCCCGTGTTATTAGTGTCTGTAGTTGTGGACAGATGGTCTGTGGCATGCTGATTGGTCACAAATGATTGTACCAACCCTATTAACGACTCGTGTGTGACAATTTGGGCATTCTGTGCATTGAGAGTTATGTCTTTGCATTTCACCTGTGTATGCCCTTGGACGGTCTGATATGCATAGTATTTTGGCCCCCCAGAAACAAACTCTGTTATATAGTCCTCGGTAGGATCACCACAGAGCTGTGAGAAGTTAAGCTCGTCCGTTAAATTCCCTAGGTATGGGCCGAGCTCTGGTATCCACTCATCGCCTCTGGTGGTGAATATGATACTATCCATATCACAATAGAGGATGCGATCCTGCAGTTTATCAAGCAGTTCATGAAGTTCGAGACGTCCATAAGCTGTAGTCATAGCCCTTATGAAGACATTAACGTCTTTTACGCTGGAAGCTTGACTCTGTCTGTCGCCACTGCACTATCGCCACCTCTGGTGAAATAAATGAGAACTAACGAACGTCAAAAGCATCGCTGAACATGAGTTGTGTGAAGCGCTCTGGGTCTGTTATGATCTCAGCATTTGGCATGTCAGTACGCATTGCAAATTTATCCCAAAGACTGTTAAGCAAAAGTTTTTGAATACTTCTGGCTGCCTTGTTAACGCCTATCTTGGCAGGGTCCAGACGTATACCCTCGCGGACATAGTAGTCCTCTACGTACTTTAGTTTCTCGTCTTCCGTTTTGATATGCCCTGGGTATCTGGGAAGCCTGCTGCTTGAGCTTGAGAAATGTCTTAACATAGCCTTTAAAAAGCTGATCCGATTTTTCTGGGAAATGCCATACCTCCGTGATGTTGACTACTCAGTATCCTTTCTCCACGGCTTTCTGTAATTCAAATGTCACCTACACACCCGACAATTGTCTCTCATGTTCGCTGTGTTTACATGGGGTTGTCTGATTCATCACACACACGTTCCACACAGAGGGAACATTAATTTACCGCGGCATCGATAGGGCAAAACTGGATGATACAGTCCTCCATAGTACATTTTACAATACCAAAGTAAGTTTTTATGTCGTCAAAATCAGTGTGGATTATGTGAGGGTGCCCAATGGGGTAGTGTCGTTTTTGCTTGGACAGTTGGGTACAAACTTGTGAAATCGTAGTATCTGATTTTTTCATCACCTTCTGTCTTGTGATACAACTTCATTGCATTCGTTCATCCTCCAAAGAGGCCTTCTCGAGGGTTGAGACCTGGTTTTTCATATGTGGCCATGAACGCCTTAACGTCCTGATTATTGCACACATCCCTTTTCCAATCACATTCCCACTTCACCACCACTGTTAGACCGTACACAGTTTTTAGCGCTGCTATTCTGTCACAGAAGGCTTTGCGTAAttcactgtgtttttctttttgtgacaGGGATTTCAGCTTGTGCATAGCACTTATCACATCCGTGAAAGAAACAGCCATTAAATTCATAACATGTATTTGTGGATGCACAGTATCCATCAACAAAGAATGCCCCAAATGCTTTTTCCCCTCTGTTGACAGTGTGTTGAATTTCAATGTTCTCTCGGTTTGAGACATACTCCAATCATTGAATCGAAATGTCTGAATAGGCTTTGTTTTGCCTAATGTACGATCCCTCGTATGTCAATGCCACGGTATCTTTGGGAATGAAAAGTGTTTTAAACACGCCCATGCATGATGAGGCCAGTGTGGAGAATGCAAAGGGGTCTAACGATGTACATTCTTTGAAAGCATCTCTGTATATTGTGCATGCTTTATGCAATACAGCCACATCATTAACACAATAGCGAATCAATTCCTTTCGAAAGTCAAATGTAGTGTCACAAACTGTCACGTACCACTCCATGAATGCCTTCTTAGAGTCATCAGACATGGTGTCATACCCATAGAGGGACGGATGTGGGTATGGACCGATGTATTGCTCATTCTGCCGTGTATTGAAACGATGGGGAAAATAACCCTTGAGCACATCTGAAAAACCCATAGCAGTGGGTGTTTTAGCTAGAGCTATAGGGAGAAAACTGAATGAGTCGATCCATCGTTGCTTGCAAGTAGAATCGATCATCATAATCACCCTCGAACCGCGCATAGTAATCGTTGGACATATGCGTTGATTCACCATGTACTCGAGCACAAGGTAGCTGTCAAAACCTGAGGCATTGTGGGCTATAAAGGCCGGCTGTCTGTAATAATTGATGAATAATtccacacattttgttttgaagCAGTATTTTTGGCCTTTCATATTCATACTGCATACAAAATTAGCCTCAAGGCGGCTATTGTGGTATCTAGTCTCGAAATCGTAGAAGATGTATGTGTCACTATGTTTAGCGTTTTTGAGGGGTTGTATATAGAATTCATGCATTGTGTCAATTATTGGTTCTCTACAATGTGTGCATTTTGGAGCTCTACATACGTGTGGCTTTTTCGCCGCCCTATATGTCATATGACATGCCTCACAATATTTACATCTGTCACACGTAATGAGTCCATGTTTTGCATCCAGCCTTTTATGTTGTTCAAAACAGTGTTTTGATTTACATATGCGTTTACAAGTGGGGCACTTCATAGTTTTACCTGGAAGGCATGTTGTGTGACACACATTACAATGCAGACATGTGATCCAATGCAGTGTTGTATGAGCTGtaacacaaatcacacacataTGCCGCCCGAAAAAAGAAGTTTTGTTTTCGATGAGGTTAGGTGATCATTATGAAAATACAACCATGCAGTTTTCACATGTTGTTCATTGTGTGTTTTGaagatctgtgttttttttatgaccgGCTCCgtgatgaaatattacaatatttttaTGTTCAAATGTTTCTGAAATCTGTCAACGACAGACGAACGAAACCCTATGTGTATATTCAAGCCCAAGATCCTGGTGCAGTTGTTTTGCGTAGACTATCTTCTCACTTTGAGACAGCTGGGGATTTACATAGTGATCCAGACAGAGAGCAAAGCAAAGTTTGTCATTGGAGTTGGTATTCATAGGGTTATACTACCCTTTAAGGACAATATTTTATCGTAGCATACACTTCCTAGTTTTAGCCGGGCCCCACCCCCTCCCGACATACTGTGTGCTACAAAGAAGTATCGTTACTCTGCATAGCTTATGAAATTTGCTCCAGAAATGCATCTACATTATACCCATCGCTGGAGTTCAACACTTTTTGGATAGGTGCAGCCACAGATGGACCCCTTAGCTTGACACTTAAAGCACTGTCCTGTGATGCAGTGTCTAATGCCCTCTCAATTAACCCGGTTAGGGTACTATGCACTTGTGCTGGCACAATACCAATATCCGTCAAATCAATATTTCGAAAATCAACTGCTTGACGAAATTCCGCAGCGTTAAAAACAGGAATCTCTCTGGATGATATTTCAGATGATATCTTAGACACCGACCCTCCCCACACTGTATTGGCCCCTGAGAATTTATAGGGGGCCCCATGTGGACGGCTGTGGCTCTATATAATCATCTGTACGTATACAATTTGACGATTGGACACTCCCAAAACATGTCTGCCTCGTGTAATCAGGATTTGGCTGTATGGTGACGAGACAATCCACAGGCCTGTCTGGATATACTGCTGGTGGGGCGTGATTTGATGGCTGTATGGTGACAAGGCTGACTGTTTCTGGGGGAATTGCGCAACCATTGTCAGCCGTACATATGTTGTTCAGTACATCTTGGAATATTTTCTCGCACAACTGAATATATGCATCGTGATTGCACACAGCACGGCTATAGTCATCTGCACACAAAGCATCTACATTGGTGTCAACGTGGTGTACATGTATTTGATCTgatttttttacgtttttggtGGGGATTTccatttttgttattaaatgtttatttttgtttatttttacagaCCCTGATGATTGTTTCACTTCATTTCTGTTATTGTCTTTTGAAATATGGCTATCAGTGGTGTCAGTAGTGTATTGAGGGCTACTGCTCTCTGCAGATGCCTTGCCTCAGCCCTCTCAAGGCCTCTGCCGTGAATGTCTAACGCAGCACCCAAAGCTGTGACTATGTCAAACAACTGTGCATTAGTGGTCTGCAATGTGGCTACTGTATTTGCTAGACTATTGATATTTTTGTGTAAATTATGAACTTTGGATTCTATTTGGTCATGTATCACATCTGACGCAGTGTGACGACGTGTAGTTTCGGCGCAGAATTCGAAGAGTGCCTCATCTTGTAATAATGTTATCTGCTCAGGACAGTTTATGGGGACAACTGTCTCAAAACTGCTGTTAGTACTAAAACAATCCAATATTTGTCCACATTCAAATGCCTCATCAATATCCTCTGTATTTACAGAGACGTTTGCTGATGCATAAGCACTGGGGTGCACTTTGTCTGCTCCATTCACCGTGTGATTATAGGAAACACCAGGCCTCTGGCTGATGGGCGTGTCTGGAATAAAACATATACAAGTACATTCTATATCACCTTCATTCCCCCGACACTGACAGGGTTCCTGATTAGGGGGTAATCGATGTGTGGTCTGTCTCTGATGATTCTTTGCTTTCTCCTTCAAGGGCTGCCTATGagttaataataaaacacatttagttaaatacacacacacacacacacacacacacacacacacacacacactacacctCCGCTTCAAACATTTGATCACCCCTGCAGACTTCCTATCATAAATGCAATGCTGCACTCATTCAAACACTTGATCACCCCCTCAGACATCCTATTATATACACAATGCTACAGACCCATCAAACACATTAACATGTACTCACCGCTGCAGCCCCCCTTTGAGGGAGACCTTGTATTGGTGTAATTACGACTGTGGGCTCCGGTGACACGTCCGTGTCCTGGAAATCTGACACGTCCCCCCGTTGTAAAACTCCACCTGCTTGCCGCTGCTCATCACCGTGCCTCTCTGGGAAATGTAACACCTCCAATGAAGGTGTGAATGACTCCAGTGCCACGGGATGCAGTCTCTGCAACGCTGCTACAGCATTTAGTGTCTGAAAACACATGGGAAAcagttttaatatatatatatattagggctgtcaatcattaaaaaaatgtaatctaattaattacatactctgtgattaattaatcgaaattaatcgcatacataattaacggtgcctgaaccgatactttttaagaaagtaaaaaaagaaaagaaaaaaaaagggtactaaacaatttaataataatgtataacaataacaataactaatttcagtagaaaattgctgttgaaccaccagatgggaaaaggacatttacaataacttcaaatgcaccacgaggctgtagtttaccagtttcattgaacgcaccgtctgtgttgtttctctgacggcagctgcagattgttacattccggtgttgaatcctctacagtaaaacacagtcacactttacaccgtttagtgttaactgtcagcattttaaccgtgtttaatccagctactagctagcggcaggctaacgttagctgctgttgagtatagtgttaactagctagcagtaggctaacgttagctgctgttgagtatagtgttaactagctagcggtaggctaacgttagctgctgttgagtatagtgttaactagctagcggtaggctaacgttagctgctgttgagtatagtgttaactagcgtcacatgcagcagtgtttgtgtttcagagcatcagagagaagagcagacatatcagtggcaccaaatttcggtagccagggttggcaggaagaagatttttacaagtaaatattccaattaataatccaggcagaacatactcgtctccctccttcattttacagtccaatggtggctagaacggctctgggtcaaacgtcaatatggaatggattaatctgcgttattttttttaatgcgttatttgttctcagattaattaatcaaaattaacgtgttattttgacagccctaatatatataaagATTTGTATCACGTTAGTTGAGTATATGCAGTTAGATACATAGCTTGGTACCTCTATAGCAAAATTAGGGCCCTCGGTTACCCCCGTAGACGCTGCCTCATCACAAGCAACGGTCGAACATGAAGGTATGGGCGGGAAAGGTACCTGAGATttctgagagacacacacacacacacacacacacacacacacacacactttacttgTTCTTTTTCAACTCACCACAATAGGTGTCTTCCTTATTCTGCGAAGACGACTTGGTTTGCGGATATTATTGTCCACAAATAGTTGCTGTGATTCACAGGC is drawn from Sander vitreus isolate 19-12246 chromosome 13, sanVit1, whole genome shotgun sequence and contains these coding sequences:
- the LOC144527451 gene encoding uncharacterized protein LOC144527451 isoform X4; the protein is MAAVPMAAVGLPTKFKRKRLTAMSTKGYSTKIKSKASADDDDEFQQGKLVLQNINQLLNQSDGLIRKRSRAESIKKSEIRSPLPLQKRQYGEGVSIKPRVEIRGLQQACESQQLFVDNNIRKPSRLRRIRKTPIVTLNAVAALQRLHPVALESFTPSLEVLHFPERHGDEQRQAGGVLQRGDVSDFQDTDVSPEPTVVITPIQGLPQRGAAAAALEGESKESSETDHTSITP
- the LOC144527451 gene encoding uncharacterized protein LOC144527451 isoform X2, whose product is MKLTLNAVAALQRLHPVALESFTPSLEVLHFPERHGDEQRQAGGVLQRGDVSDFQDTDVSPEPTVVITPIQGLPQRGAAAPLKEKAKNHQRQTTHRLPPNQEPCQCRGNEGDIECTCICFIPDTPISQRPGVSYNHTVNGADKVHPSAYASANVSVNTEDIDEAFECGQILDCFSTNSSFETVVPINCPEQITLLQDEALFEFCAETTRRHTASDVIHDQIESKVHNLHKNINSLANTVATLQTTNAQLFDIVTALGAALDIHGRGLERAEARHLQRAVALNTLLTPLIAIFQKTITEMK
- the LOC144527451 gene encoding uncharacterized protein LOC144527451 isoform X3, encoding MKLTLNAVAALQRLHPVALESFTPSLEVLHFPERHGDEQRQAGGVLQRGDVSDFQDTDVSPEPTVVITPIQGLPQRGAAAPLKEKAKNHQRQTTHRLPPNQEPCQCRGNEGDIECTCICFIPDTPISQRPGVSYNHTVNGADKVHPSAYASANVSVNTEDIDEAFECGQILDCFSTNSSFETVVPINCPEQITLLQDEALFEFCAETTRRHTASDVIHDQIESKVHNLHKNINSLANTVATLQTTNAQLFDIVTALGAALDIHGRGLERAEARHLQRAVALNTLLTPLIAIFQKTITEMK
- the LOC144527451 gene encoding uncharacterized protein LOC144527451 isoform X1, giving the protein MAAVPMAAVGLPTKFKRKRLTAMSTKGYSTKIKSKASADDDDEFQQGKLVLQNINQLLNQSDGLIRKRSRAESIKKSEIRSPLPLQKRQYGEGVSIKPRVEIRGLQQACESQQLFVDNNIRKPSRLRRIRKTPIVTLNAVAALQRLHPVALESFTPSLEVLHFPERHGDEQRQAGGVLQRGDVSDFQDTDVSPEPTVVITPIQGLPQRGAAAPLKEKAKNHQRQTTHRLPPNQEPCQCRGNEGDIECTCICFIPDTPISQRPGVSYNHTVNGADKVHPSAYASANVSVNTEDIDEAFECGQILDCFSTNSSFETVVPINCPEQITLLQDEALFEFCAETTRRHTASDVIHDQIESKVHNLHKNINSLANTVATLQTTNAQLFDIVTALGAALDIHGRGLERAEARHLQRAVALNTLLTPLIAIFQKTITEMK